From Strix uralensis isolate ZFMK-TIS-50842 chromosome 1, bStrUra1, whole genome shotgun sequence, a single genomic window includes:
- the LOC141941413 gene encoding serum paraoxonase/arylesterase 2 produces MGKLVAVALVGMAAALAAERLLAFRNRLNASREIAPVTLPNCRLIKGIETGSEDIDILPNGLAFISSGLKYPGIKSLAPDKPGEIFLMDLNENDPRAVELRISRGFDLASFNPHGISTYVDTYGTVYLFVVNHPHQKSTVELFKFVEADNSLVHLKTIRHDLLTSVNDIVAMGPDSFYATNDHYFSDFILMFLEMFLGLTWSNVIYYSPEEVKEVAAGFYSANGINISPDRKYIYVADVFDHNVHVLEKHADWNLTHVKTLQLDTLVDNLSIDPYTGDIWIGCHPNGMKLFYDDPENLPASEVLRIQNILSEEPAVTRLYADNGSVLQGSSVASIYEGKLLIGTVFHRALYCEL; encoded by the exons ATGGGGAAGCTGGTGGCGGTGGCTCTCGTCGGGATGGCGGCAGCCTTGGCGGCGGAGCGGCTGCTGGCCTTTCG GAACAGACTCAATGCTTCACGGGAAATAGCCCCAGTAACCCTCCCGAACTGCCGGCTCATTAAAGGGATCG AAACTGGTTCAGAAGACATTGACATACTTCCCAATGGACTGGCTTTCATCAGCTCC GGCTTGAAATATCCGGGAATAAAGAGCCTTGCACCAGACAAGCCAGGTGAAATATTTTTGAtggatttaaatgaaaatgatcCCAGAGCAGTGGAACTGAGAATCAGCCGAGGGTTTGATCTGGCGTCATTCAACCCTCATGGAATCAGCACCTATGTAGACACAT atggcACCGTGTACCTCTTTGTTGTGAACCATCCCCATCAGAAGAGCACAGTAGAATTGTTTAAATTTGTAGAAGCTGACAATTCTCTTGTACACCTGAAAACCATTCGACACGATCTTCTGACAAG tgtgaATGATATAGTAGCTATGGGACCAGACAGTTTCTATGCTACCAATGACCACTACTTCTCTGACTTCATCTTGATGTTCTTGGAGATGTTCTTGGGTTTAACTTGGTCAAATGTTATTTACTACAGTCCAGAAGAAGTTAAAGAAGTAGCAGCTGGGTTTTATTCAGCCAATGGAATTAACATTTCACCTGACAGAAA GTACATCTACGTTGCAGATGTATTTGATCATAATGTCCATGTTTTGGAAAAACATGCTGATTGGAATTTAACCCATGTGAAG ACGCTGCAGCTGGACACTCTGGTTGATAACTTGTCTATTGACCCTTACACTGGAGACATCTGGATAGGATGTCATCCCAATGGGATGAAGCTGTTCTACGATGATCCTGAAAATCTGCCTGCCTCTGAG GTCCTGCGCATCCAGAACATCCTCTCAGAGGAGCCTGCAGTGACGCGCCTCTACGCTGACAATGGCTCTGTGCTGCAGGGAAGCTCGGTGGCATCCATCTACGAGGGAAAACTGCTCATTGGCACAGTCTTCCACAGAGCTCTCTACTGTGAGCTATAG